A window of Microbacterium luteolum contains these coding sequences:
- a CDS encoding YybH family protein, translated as MSSAGETWTEAYVDAWRSNDAQQIGALFAEDARYLTSPDSEPRVGRAAIVAGWLEDLDDPGTWSFEWSIIHEDESLVLIQGRTQYPAERDYLNLWVVRLDAEGRATAFTEWYMPRPHQD; from the coding sequence ATGAGCAGCGCCGGAGAGACCTGGACCGAGGCATACGTCGACGCATGGCGATCGAACGACGCGCAGCAGATCGGCGCGCTGTTCGCCGAGGACGCCCGGTACCTGACCAGTCCGGACTCCGAACCCCGGGTGGGACGGGCCGCCATCGTGGCCGGTTGGCTCGAGGATCTCGACGACCCGGGCACCTGGAGCTTCGAGTGGTCGATCATCCACGAGGACGAGAGTCTCGTGCTCATCCAGGGCCGCACGCAGTACCCCGCAGAGCGCGACTATCTGAACCTCTGGGTCGTCCGTCTCGATGCCGAGGGTCGGGCGACCGCGTTCACGGAGTGGTACATGCCGCGTCCGCATCAGGACTGA